Proteins from a genomic interval of Nematostella vectensis chromosome 5, jaNemVect1.1, whole genome shotgun sequence:
- the LOC125563111 gene encoding uncharacterized protein LOC125563111, whose translation MKFQPFFPQTNRTLYPASILGSGTLPTTGDPHLDASNLTSRSTYALRASQKALRMYPGHVTNWAVFVSAVTANGIAVESVTREKGLHRLALKLSRYVSAKASQEKDDLLQSLGTRPSGSHASLADAVYKWTLLHTGYCLLNCGLMQEALQHCEQNC comes from the exons ATGAAGTTCCAACCTTTTTTTCCACAGACAAACCGCACTTTATATCCTGCGAGTATCTTGGGTTCAGGCACACTACCCACCACAGGCGACCCGCACCTCGACGCTTCAAATCTAACATCGCGTTCAACATACGCTCTGCGTGCTTCCCAGAAGGCTCTGCGCATGTACCCTGGACACGTGACCAACTGGGCTGTTTTTGTGTCTGCTGTAACTGCCAATGGTATTGCAGTAGAGAGCGTGACTAGAGAGAAAGGTTTACACCGCCTGGCTCTGAAGCTATCAAGATATGTCAGTGCTAAAG CTTCTCAAGAAAAAGACGATCTCCTACAGAGCCTCGGTACCAGGCCCTCAGGGTCACACGCGTCGCTTGCTGACGCTGTCTACAAGTGGACCCTGCTTCACACGGGCTACTGCTTGCTGAACTGCGGGCTCATGCAGGAAGCTTTGCAGCACTGTGAACAA AATTGTTAA
- the LOC116616150 gene encoding dopamine receptor 2-like: MKTNETVEQTCWFIVLDRASVELAYTSYVVNIVLNCLFSPPTILLNIMVILAIYQTPSLHSASNILICSLSFSDLLIGLVTQPFYVAYKFSEISGKFEEFCNAGVQIIALVSSYFLAGTSFYTLTVMSLDRCLALHLGLRYRLIVTQCRVVRLVVILWVLAVFTGFLQLWVEAKLFYVVITALMLMCLATMILAYSKAYIALRTHYRKMTTRNKARNLSENVSNVNTSGMNFVDVWNNALPREDQEGNNKRMMENSGEISSEKKYSQGNPHQVKECNYSNAFQLRSLKNSAETRGKAQEKPDRNLRSSGSARADQIRILKYRKSLKALKYLMTIILLCYVPHTCVYVAIVIKGLNVETRAAKNIVNPILFLNSLLNPIIYCWKISEMRQACANTLRKAIGISTRKGLLKIHKKDTEQVLVTKRPFQL, from the coding sequence ATGAAGACTAACGAAACAGTTGAACAGACTTGCTGGTTCATCGTACTGGATCGCGCGTCCGTAGAACTAGCCTACACCAGCTATGTCGTCAACATTGTCCTCAACTGCCTTTTCTCCCCTCCTACGATCCTCCTGAACATTATGGTCATTCTTGCAATATACCAGACGCCATCTCTTCACTCTGCATCAAACATTCTTATTTGCAGCCTGTCTTTCTCGGATCTCCTCATCGGTCTCGTGACGCAGCCTTTTTACGTGGCGTACAAATTCTCAGAAATCAGTGGCAAATTCGAGGAATTCTGCAACGCAGGGGTGCAAATTATTGCGCTTGTCTCAAGCTACTTCCTGGCCGGCACATCGTTCTATACTCTTACAGTTATGAGTCTTGACCGATGCCTTGCGTTACACTTAGGACTGCGTTACCGTTTGATTGTCACGCAATGCCGCGTTGTCAGACTGGTGGTAATCCTGTGGGTTCTTGCTGTGTTCACTGGGTTCCTACAGCTGTGGGTAGAAGCAAAGCTGTTTTACGTGGTGATTACTGCgcttatgttgatgtgccttGCGACTATGATCTTGGCCTATTCCAAGGCTTACATTGCACTGAGGACGCACTATCGAAAAATGACTACCCGAAATAAAGCTCGGAACTTAAGTGAAAATGTGAGCAACGTCAACACTAGTGGGATGAATTTCGTTGATGTCTGGAATAATGCACTGCCTAGAGAAGACCAGGAAGGAAACAACAAAAGGATGATGGAGAACTCAGGCGAGATTTCAAGCGAGAAAAAATATAGTCAGGGAAATCCGCATCAGGTAAAAGAATGTAATTATTCAAATGCGTTTCAACTGAGAAGTTTGAAGAACTCAGCAGAGACACGCGGAAAAGCACAAGAGAAACCAGACCGTAATTTACGTAGCAGTGGAAGTGCACGGGCTGATCAGATACGCATTCTTAAGTATCGCAAGTCTCTCAAAGCCCTCAAATACCTTATGACCATAATACTGTTATGTTACGTCCCTCACACGTGCGTCTACGTCGCCATAGTTATCAAAGGTCTCAACGTGGAAACAAGAGCTGCAAAAAACATAGTTAACCCAATATTGTTTTTGAACAGCCTTCTGAACCCCATCATCTACTGCTGGAAAATCAGCGAGATGCGCCAAGCGTGCGCTAACACGCTTAGAAAAGCGATAGGCATCAGCACTCGAAAAGGCCTTTTAAAAATCCATAAGAAGGACACCGAACAGGTCCTTGTGACCAaaaggccattccagctataa
- the LOC125563110 gene encoding uncharacterized protein LOC125563110 produces MALCALGLVTGDSALAGTALGELIKLGGEGNKDLHYEICYLFSRFYTLQGDPRLGLRHIVKAVHRHPDRAELWDQLAAFIVQVCPDDLQVAMAIRGQQSFTSLHQLHYNIKDNNAASLINCSVRDTLSLCQIS; encoded by the exons ATGGCGCTATGTGCCCTCGGTCTGGTGACGGGAGACTCGGCGCTAGCAGGGACTGCACTCGGGGAACTGATAAAGCTTGGAGGAGAAG GTAATAAAGACCTGCATTACGAGATCTGCTATCTTTTCTCAAGATTCTACACTCTTCAG GGTGACCCTCGCCTCGGTCTTCGTCATATTGTCAAGGCTGTCCATCG GCACCCGGACCGTGCGGAATTATGGGATCAGCTGGCGGCCTTTATTGTACAAGTCTGTCCTGACGATCTGCAG GTAGCTATGGCTATTCGAGGCCAACAGAGCTTTACATCATTACACCAGTTACATTACAATATAAAAGACAATAATGCAGCATCTTTGATCAATTGCTCAGTGCGAGATACTCTGTCACTTTGCCAAATTTCATAG
- the LOC125563109 gene encoding slit homolog 1 protein-like, with translation MSFLQILRFTFYIGTSKGKQRNSEFDFSFGNFIKNSSSYLEGPIISRSFTGDDALSCWMRCLDVLECLSVNVGAIADSSLKFWCELLSVDKYSCQDEKYQPNSTSDHYEIKSACEHKPCKNGTCHTSKLDDTYTCVCDDGFIGENCDIISMT, from the exons ATGTCATTCCTACAAATTCTCCGTTTCACTTTTTATATAGGGACTTCTAAAGGGAAGCAAAGAAACTCGGAATTTGACTTTTCTTTCGGTAACTTCATTAAGAACAGCTCTTCGTATCTGGAAGGGCCGATCATCTCTCGTAGTTTCACAGGCGATGATGCTCTTTCTTGCTGGATGAGGTGTCTTGACGTCTTGGAGTGTTTGTCTGTCAACGTGGGGGCCATTGCTGACTCGAGCTTGAAGTTTTGGTGCGAGTTACTGTCTGTCGATAAGTACAGCTGCCAAGACGAGAAGTACCAGCCAAACTCTACCTCAGACCATTACGAAATAAAG AGCGCATGTGAGCACAAGCCGTGTAAGAATGGAACATGTCACACCAGCAAGCTCGACGATACCTACACGTGTGTCTGCGATGATGGATTTATCGGAGAGAATTGCGACATCATAAGTATGACATAA